One segment of Triticum aestivum cultivar Chinese Spring chromosome 2A, IWGSC CS RefSeq v2.1, whole genome shotgun sequence DNA contains the following:
- the LOC123189747 gene encoding uncharacterized protein: MDVEKKGGRNYLTWMDEMDEAMLNVFVEHYNRGDRAQNGSKPHVYTAVVKNVRAKCNVDITKDNVISRCKTIDRHYVNVSKMLSTSGFGWNWIHNKLMVDSEDVWRNYVKANKDAACYRHKVIKFWDSISLVFSRDHATGTGARTVGESAAEMAAENVNNINTDSAATSSTQTGEEQKRKRYRSDDSIASMLGEKLDNFTSAYKADIAQVAPPEKPSSPEEILDALNAIVGLDDDGLLAAYDFLIADDRKFKALMALPERMKKKWILKQINQ, encoded by the exons atggatgtggagaagaaaggaGGTAGAAACTACCTTACCTGGATGGATGAAATGGATGAAGCAATGCTGAATGTGTTCGTGGAGCATTACAATAGAGGGGATCGTGCTCAAAATGGGTCGAAGCCACATGTCTACACTGCAGTTGTCAAGAATGTTCGAGCCAAGTGCAATGTGGATATCACAAAGGATAATGTCATATCAAGGTGCAAGACTATTGATAGACACTATGTCAATGTCAGCAAGATGTTGTCAACGAGTGGTTTTGGGTGGAATTGGATCCATAACAAGCTTATGGTTGATAGTGAGGACGTGTGGAGAAACTATGTCAAG GCAAACAAAGATGCAGCATGCTACAGGCACAAGGTCATAAAGTTTTGGGACTCTATCAGCCTTGTCTTCTCGAGGGATCATGCCACCGGAACGGGAGCCAGAACTGTTGGTGAAAGTGCAGCAGAAATGGCTGCAGAGAATGTCAACAACATCAACACTGATTCTGCCGCAACATCTTCAACCCAAACCGGCGAGGAACAGAAGAGGAAAAGATATCGATCGGATGACTCAATTGCATCTATGCTTGGAGAGAAATTGGATAATTTTACCAGTGCCTACAAAGCTGATATCGCTCAAGTTGCTCCTCCTGAGAAACCCTCCTCTCCTGAAGAAATACTTGACGCTCTCAATGCAATTGTGGGACTGGATGATGATGGCTTGCTAGCAGCTTATGATTTCCTCATAGCAGATGATCGCAAGTTCAAGGCTCTTATGGCGCTGCCTGAAAGGATGAAGAAGAAATGGATCCTCAAGCAAATCAACCAATGA